GGTGCTCGGTGTCGTAGTGACGCAGGTTGCGCCGGATGGTGGCACGCACATCCAGATCCCGTGAGCTGCCGCGGATGCTACGCCGGCGTAGTCGCGGACCCGAAAATGCTTCCCGCACTTGGATGGACAGCTTGTCGATGAGATCCTGCACGACGACCGCTACGAGCTTGCGGGCCATGTCGAGCACGTCCTGGTTCATCAGATGTTTCGTTCGCAGCACGGCGCGCAGCAGGGTCTGGTTGGGGCGGGCGCGGGCAAGCACGTCGGGATTGGTCACGATCTCTTGGATCTGATAGCGCTCCAAGGCGTCTCGTTCCAGACGTTCGATCGTGTCGCGGGGAAAGAGCCGATGCACCTCGTTGATCCACTCGACGGTGCCGACGAGCGACTCACCGTCGCCTCCGGCGCGTTCACCTGACGGCCGGGTGCCGCGAGCCGCCAGCTCGTCGTCGCGTCCGTACAGCCACGACAGCGCGGCATCGCGGCCGGCCATGTCGCCGGTGAGCCGGGCGCAGTTGCCGCCCGGCTCACCCAGAATCAGGCGCCAGCGTTGCAGCATAAGCTCGTTCGGGTCTTCCTGCTGGTTCACGGGTTCAGTCCCGCTTCCGACAGCAGGTTGTCGATGCGCTCCTCGATCCTCGCGGCATACGCCAGCAGCGCGGGATCGGACTCGGTGCGTACGCATGCCCGTCCTACGGCCGCCCGGCCACGCGCCACCAGTATCCGGTCGGCGATGCGGGTGCGCTCGCGCGGCGGAAAGTACTCGAAGGCCTGGCGCACGGCGGGCAGAGCCGCCAGGAAATCGCGTTCGGTCATATCCTCGACGATGTGGTCGAGGGCGGCGATCACGTCGAATCCCGAGCCGTCCTGAGTGTGCAGAACCTGTTCTCGCGCAAGACCGAACACGCCGACGAGAAAGTCCCCGAGGGTCTCGGGCAGGCTCAGGGCCCGCACCATGTCCACCGGATCGACGGCAGCCTCGTCGTCCAGCCGCCAGCGGACGCCCAGGGCCGCACCGCGCAGATCAGGTGGAGCCTGTGGGTCTTGGCTGATGCGTTCCATGGTGTCCAGGAAGGCGGGTCTGTCGAGGGCAGCCGCCTCACCGGCGTGCGTCAGTGCATCGCAGACGGCCGCGAGGGCGGCGACTTCGCGGCGATCGGCGTCGCGTGTGCGTGCCCGGGCCGACTCGGCCAGCCATTCGATCCTGCGTACCGCGGCCGCGATCAGCGGCGGAAACCGGTCGTGCTGGCGGACCTGGTAGATCCAGTCGTGGCGCCACAAGGCCAGCAGCGCGGACAGGAAGGTACCGAGCCCGCCCAGGTCGTAGCTGTCGGCGATGGCCTGGGCAGCGGGGGGCACGAGCTCGCCGAGCACCTCGTCGCTGCCGCAGAGCACGGCGTCGAACAGCGCCGGGCCGAGCGTGGCCGGTGTCGTGCTGCCATCGGCCACCGATTCGCGCAATACATGTGCCGCGGCAGCGCCGAGGGTAGCGCCGTGGGCACTGGCCTCCAGAAGTTTGGGAAGTTGGGTATCCCGCACCTGCAATTCCCAGCGTTCCGTGGTCGCCGGGTCCGTGCCGGCGGTGGGTCCCGAGATGCGCTCGAACCCCGGGATGCTCAGCACCCGAAGACGGTTCAGGATGCGGCTGCGGTCAAGGTCAGCCTCGACGGTCAGGGTGAGCCGGACTTGACGAGGCGGCGTCAGATCGTGTTCGGCGAGCAGTCGCTCGACATCGGGTACCAGTGGCGGCAGCGGGGTGTCGGGATGAAGCTCGCCGTGGGCGGTGCCGGTGAGGGCCGCGAGCATTTCCAGGACGGCGGGATGGGTTCCGGTCTGCAGCACACCGCGGGCAGCCCACGGCAGCGGAGCCGGTAAGTCTTCGGTGATCAGGGCGGCCGCCAACCCGTCGAGAATATCGGCGCGGGCGCGCACGGGGTGTCCGCGCAGCCGGGCCAGGCCCTCGGAGAGGGACTGGGCCGCAATCAGATCCGCGGTGGAGACGGGGACATGACGTTCACGCAGCCGGCCGGCGACATCCGCGATGAGCCGCTGGCCGGCCGCTTCTGCACCGTTGTGCCATACCTGGTGGTAGTAGCCCGGCGAGGGCATACCCGACTGATAGCCGGAGAACGCGTCGAGGCGCCGGTAGGAGTAGGGGATGAGGTAGTTGCCGACGCGGTGGCCCTCCGGGGACGCGGGTACCGCGGGCCATTGCGCCAGATCATCGCGTTCGGCGGTGAGTGAAACGAGCGCCGGTCGGTGAAACCCTCCGGTCACCACCACGATGGGGCGTCCACGAGCGAAGTATTTTGCGGCGCAAATCCACTGGGCCATGTACTCCTCGCGGGCCGCATCTGAGTCCCCACCCCGCGCGTCCCCACGCAGGGTGTCGAAGTACCGGGCCAGGGTGTGGTACTCGGCCCCGGGCACCTCGACGAGGTGATCCCACAGCACGTCGTTGTTGTCCATCCCGAACTCCGCACACAGCCGGGAGGTGACGGCAATATGCCGGGCATCGGCATCGGAGTAACGGTTGGTTCTTTCCTCGAAAGCGTGATGCCAGGCCGGAAGGTCGATGAACCGGAACTCGGCGCCCACGGCCTTGGCCGTGGTCAGCGCCACCCATTCCGGGGAGTAGTCGCAAAACGGTGCCCAGATCATCCGGTGGACGTCGGGGCCGGTAAGGAAGCTGAACAGGGCGATCGGCAATCGGTGTCCCAGCAGCAACTCGTCGATTCGATCGTTGAAGTCGGCGCTGCCTTCGACGAGAACGTAAGCCGGAGAGACGTTGCGGATCACATCGCGCACCAGCCGGGCACATGCCGGGCTGTGGTGGCGAACCCCGATGAAGTGGACGGTCAATCGGCGCTCAGTAGGTGTCGGGCCTGATAGAAGTCCTTCCAGGCCTTTCCGTTTCGCCGGGCGGCGTGGTGGTCAATGTAGGTGCGCACCTTGGTGAGGTCGTCGGCGTTGTCCTTGACAGCAGTGCCGGAGATGGCCTCCACGATATCGGCGGCAGACCCGGCCTCGCGGCGCAGGAACCAGCCCCGGATACCCACGGCGTGCGCCACCGACACGGCCTCCGCGGTGCTCATCACGGAGCTGAGCGATTCGATGGGGGTGCCGTCAGCGGTTCGGCCCGTTCGCAATTCGCGGAATATCGTCACCAGGACCGCCAGCACGTCGGGGCTCTGAGCGATCGTGACGCCGGACTCCGCGAGCATCCGGGCAGACTCGGTGGTGACCAGGGCCAGCTCGGTCTCCATATCCCTGATCGGAAACACCGTCTCGAAGTTGAAACGTCGCTTGAGCGCGGCACTCATCTCGTTGACACCACGGTCCCGGGTGTTCGCAGTGGCGATCACGTTGAAGCCGGCCCGTGCGAAAACCAGCCCGTCGGCGCCGTGCAGTTCCGGGATGGCCAACACGCGCTCGGAGAGTACCGAGAGCAGACTGTCCTGAACTTCCAAGGGACAGCGAGTGATTTCCTCGAAGCGCACCACCTTGCCGGTGCGCATGGCCGATAGCAGAGGGGCCGGTACCACCGAATCCGGGCTGGGCCCCTGTGCCAGTAGCATCGCGTAGTTCCACGAGTACTTGATCTGATCCTCTGTGGTGGCGGCGCCACCCTGGATGACCAAGGTGGACTCGCCGCTGACGGCGGCTGCGATCAGTTCGGACAGCCAGGATTTCGCGGTTCCCGGATCGCCCACCAACATGAGACCGCGGTTGGTGGCCAGGGTGACCAGCGCGCGATCGATCAGGGAGGGATCGCCGACGAATTTGCGCTCGATACCGAGCGTGCGGTCGCCGAGAATGAAGGCTCTGGCCGTTCGCATGCTCAGCGCCCAGCCGGGCGGCCGGTCGTCGGGGTCGTTGTCGCGCAGCCGCCGCAGTTCCTCGGCGTACCGGATCTCGGCCGGTGGCCTCTGCAGATCACTTGTCACAGTGGTCCTCTCGCGTCAGTCATGATCGGTGCCGCTCCAGCTCCGTGAGGTCCGCCAGGATTTCGGAGATGAGTACGGGGTCGATATCACCGTAAGTCCCGGACGACAGCCAGACTCGCTGGATGGTCTGGTCTCCCAGCATGTCCGGTTCGCCCACCGGAATCCCCGGATCAAGGTCGATGCTCACCTCGGCACCCGAGGGCAGGGTCTGGATGACGCTGTTCTGCACCCCCGCATCGGCGGGAGTGTCACGGTTCCAGCCCTGTTTGGCCAGGCCCAGCAGCACGCGCGACGGCACCGTCAGCTTGTCGAACCGGGATAGGACGTTGGTGGACTTCTCGGAGTCGGTGAGTCGGTATACCGGACGGCTCAGTTGCGGAAATGGTTGCAGCAGTTCATAGTCCGCGAGCAACTCGGACCAGGCGGCCAGCAGCTCGGCGGCCAGCTGGGCGGGATGCACCACACCGACGACAGCGTTTTCGTCCAATTCGAACGGATTGTCTTCGGCGTCGGCGAAGGAGTTGTCCTCGGCGACCCGGAAGCTCTTCAGCAGTGGCGAATTGGGCTCTGCAGTCTCGTAGGCGCCCCACACCAGTCGGCGTACCAGCACGCCGACCAGGGGATGGGACACGAAGTAGGCGCGGAAGTCCGCGGCGTCGAAGCGGCGCTGATACCGCATGGCGCGCTGCAGCCGGGCGATCTGATCGGAGGCCGCGCCCCGCACGTCCTTCTTCAGGGCCGAGAACTGTTTGGTGGCTGCGGCTGCCAGGTCCGGGTCGTCGGTGGCCGCGGGCTTAGGCAGGGCCTTGCGTGGCTTGCCGTCGGCGTCGGTGAGGTAGGGCTTAAGGCTCTCGTCGAATCCGATGACGAACTGTCGGGGCCCGAAGTCGAGCGTGGCCGTACCTTGCGGGGACAAACCGAAATCCGGGACGAGCCGGTCGCCCAGTTGCTCAGGGGTCAGCTCCAGTTCGTCGGCGATCTGCTCGATCTTGTCGGCGGCCTT
This genomic window from Mycobacteroides chelonae contains:
- a CDS encoding VWA domain-containing protein, with translation MLQRWRLILGEPGGNCARLTGDMAGRDAALSWLYGRDDELAARGTRPSGERAGGDGESLVGTVEWINEVHRLFPRDTIERLERDALERYQIQEIVTNPDVLARARPNQTLLRAVLRTKHLMNQDVLDMARKLVAVVVQDLIDKLSIQVREAFSGPRLRRRSIRGSSRDLDVRATIRRNLRHYDTEHRRIVIERPLFTSRSRRHLEKWQIIMLVDQSGSMLGSVIHSAVTASCLWNLPGVKTHLVAFDTSIVDLTRDLTDPVELLMKVQLGGGTDIAKAVTYGAGLIENPQRTIFVLISDLFEGGDPRSFTGQLRALVEQGSKVFALAALDENAEPSYDRAVGQLLASFGVEVGALTPGHLVDFLAECLAAHG
- a CDS encoding DUF5682 family protein codes for the protein MTVHFIGVRHHSPACARLVRDVIRNVSPAYVLVEGSADFNDRIDELLLGHRLPIALFSFLTGPDVHRMIWAPFCDYSPEWVALTTAKAVGAEFRFIDLPAWHHAFEERTNRYSDADARHIAVTSRLCAEFGMDNNDVLWDHLVEVPGAEYHTLARYFDTLRGDARGGDSDAAREEYMAQWICAAKYFARGRPIVVVTGGFHRPALVSLTAERDDLAQWPAVPASPEGHRVGNYLIPYSYRRLDAFSGYQSGMPSPGYYHQVWHNGAEAAGQRLIADVAGRLRERHVPVSTADLIAAQSLSEGLARLRGHPVRARADILDGLAAALITEDLPAPLPWAARGVLQTGTHPAVLEMLAALTGTAHGELHPDTPLPPLVPDVERLLAEHDLTPPRQVRLTLTVEADLDRSRILNRLRVLSIPGFERISGPTAGTDPATTERWELQVRDTQLPKLLEASAHGATLGAAAAHVLRESVADGSTTPATLGPALFDAVLCGSDEVLGELVPPAAQAIADSYDLGGLGTFLSALLALWRHDWIYQVRQHDRFPPLIAAAVRRIEWLAESARARTRDADRREVAALAAVCDALTHAGEAAALDRPAFLDTMERISQDPQAPPDLRGAALGVRWRLDDEAAVDPVDMVRALSLPETLGDFLVGVFGLAREQVLHTQDGSGFDVIAALDHIVEDMTERDFLAALPAVRQAFEYFPPRERTRIADRILVARGRAAVGRACVRTESDPALLAYAARIEERIDNLLSEAGLNP
- a CDS encoding ATP-binding protein; the encoded protein is MTSDLQRPPAEIRYAEELRRLRDNDPDDRPPGWALSMRTARAFILGDRTLGIERKFVGDPSLIDRALVTLATNRGLMLVGDPGTAKSWLSELIAAAVSGESTLVIQGGAATTEDQIKYSWNYAMLLAQGPSPDSVVPAPLLSAMRTGKVVRFEEITRCPLEVQDSLLSVLSERVLAIPELHGADGLVFARAGFNVIATANTRDRGVNEMSAALKRRFNFETVFPIRDMETELALVTTESARMLAESGVTIAQSPDVLAVLVTIFRELRTGRTADGTPIESLSSVMSTAEAVSVAHAVGIRGWFLRREAGSAADIVEAISGTAVKDNADDLTKVRTYIDHHAARRNGKAWKDFYQARHLLSAD